One Fictibacillus halophilus genomic window, AATCTTATTTAAGTTCTTACGGATTAGTTGTCCGTATGCATCCTTTATTGGTGCTTCGTAAATGAGCGCGAACCACACGAATACATGTGTTTCCCAAAGTCCTATTTGAAAATGTGGCAACATCTTATATCCTCTTTTGTTAGGTGCAAAGGCTACCCAAGTATCCTTTGGAGGATTTACCGTTCTTCTTGCATGCTTAGCTACATGAAAGAACATCTCTTCTCCAGTAAGAACAGTTAGTTCTTCTGCATATTTATTTCCTAAGGCCTCAAGCTTTGGCCGAATCTGGTTGATGATTTGCTGCATACGCTCATCAAGACCTTGCGTTTGAAAAACCTTAAAGTCTGAATCATTGAATCCGTTAAATGTCATTAAAAAAATCCTCCTGATCATCAAGTGCTACAAAGAATTTTAACATATGAAAAGCTTTATAAAAAAATGTTTGCATTAGATTCCGCAAAGTGCCGTTTCCATATACATGGCTACTTCATAAAATAAAGAAAAGAAGAAAACGAGAAAAGAAAGGATGTGCCGGTGAAATGAAACAAGTAATGAACACATTGAAAAGAACGGATGCAGAAAGAAGAATTCCAGTATTAAAGCTCGAGATCGATTATGAACTAGCTACTTTGTTTGATGCTTTAAAAGCGAAAGATCAAAAACAGATTAACGAATCGAAGCGTAAGCTCGAACGATTAAGGCTGGAGCTCGTGAGATTAGAAGCATGATCCAAGCTGATAGCGGATAACAAAAACGAATCCATCATGAACGGATGGTTCGTTTTTTTGTGAAGAGAATGAATTTGACTTATACTATAAGAAAGGTAAGGAGTGAAAACATGACGAACGAAGAAATGATTGTTATTGAGAAACATTTAAAGACATGGACACTTGAAGCCGCACAGCTCTTAAAGGATTCTTTTCAGAGCACATTAACGATTACATATAAATCTCATATCGCTGATTTAGTTACGGATATGGATAAGAGTATTGAGAAATTTTTTATTAATAAGATTCAACAAGCTTTCCCCGATCATAAAGTACTCGGAGAAGAAGGTTTTGGAGATGAGATAAAAGGAAACTCCAAAGGGGTAATTTGGATTATCGACCCGATCGATGGCACGACAAACTTTATTCACCAACAAGCTAACTTTGCGATCTCAGTTGGAATTTATGAAAATGGTATTGGAAAATTGGGATTGATCTACGATGTGGAAGCAAATAACCTTTATTTTGCTAAAGATGGTGAAGGTGCTTATTTAAATGATAAGAAATTACCGAAATTAGAGGAAGTCACTTTATCAGAATCAGTTGTTGGTGTTAACGCAACTTGGGCTGGTCCGAACAGACGAATCAATCATGAGCACGTACAACAGATCATCAGAAAATCTAGAGGGACTCGCTCATACGGATCTGCAGCGATCGAACTTGCTTATGTTGCATCCGGTAGACTAGATGCATATATGACACTTCGACTATCACCGTGGGACTTTGCGGCGGGTTTGATCCTTTTGAATGAGGTTGGTGGAATTGTAAGCCGAACGGACGGTGAACCAGTTCAGCTTCTCGAACAAAATAGTATTCTGGCTGCAAAGCCTGGATTGCATCAAGAAATATTAGACCACTTAATATAATACAAGACGCAAAAAAGAGAACGTTCGATTAGGAACGTTCTCTTTGCTTCTTTTTAAGAGTAAAACCATATCCCATAAGTAAAAATACAGAAACGATCGATATAAGAAAGATCAGCCAGTTTTTTTCACCAATAGCTACTCCGATGCCGCAAATTGCAAATGCCGTCAATAGAGCTATAAAAAAGAAAATAATATTCATGATGACCTCCAAAGCCAAAAACTTGTCTATACTGTATTAAGTGTACCGAATTTACATAAAAAGAAAAAGCCTTTCTGTAAATTTGTGATATAATAGTCGAGTTGAACAAAAAATGATAAGAAAAAGAGATAGGATATAAGGAGAGAATACATTTGAATAGAAGAGATGATTTACGCAATATAGCAATTATTGCCCACGTTGACCATGGTAAAACGACATTGGTGGACAAATTGCTACATCAGTCAGGAACTTTCCGTGACAATGAACAAGTTAATGAACGTGCTATGGATTCTAATGCTCTAGAACGTGAGCGCGGAATTACAATTCTAGCTAAAAATACAGCGATTAACTATAACGAGAAACGCATTAACATCATGGACACGCCAGGACATGCCGATTTCGGTGGTGAAGTAGAACGTATCATGAAAATGGTTGATGGTGTTCTACTTGTTGTAGATGCATATGAAGGTTGTATGCCGCAAACGCGTTTCGTACTAAAAAAAGCGCTTGAGCAAAAGTTAACGCCAATCGTAGTTGTAAACAAAATTGACCGTGACTTTGCACGCCCTGAAGAAGTAGTAGATGAAGTAATCGATCTATTCATTGAACTAGGTGCTGAAGAAGATCAATTAGAATTCCCTGTTGTTTATGCATCTGCACTTAAAGGGACTGCTTCAATGGACCCAAGCAAGCAAGATGAAGATATGACAGCTCTTCTTGATACGATTATTGACACGATTCCTGCACCAGAAGATAACAGTGCTGAGCCACTTCAGTTCCAAGTTACGATGCTTGATTATAACGACTACCTTGGACGTATCGGTATTGGCCGTGTATTCCGTGGAACGATCAAAGTAGGTCAAGCCGTTTCATTAATGAAACTTGATGGATCAGTTAAAAAGTTCCGTGTTACAAAGCTGTTTGGTTTCTTAGGATTAAAGCGTATCGAGATCAACGAAGCAAAAGCGGGAGACTTGATCGCCGTTTCTGGAATGGAAGAGATCAACGTTGGGGAAACAGTATGTCCTGAAGGTCAAGAAGAAGCGCTTCCTGTTCTTCGTATCGATGAGCCAACTTTGAAGATGACTTTCTTAGTTAACAACTCACCTTTCGCTGGTCGTGAAGGTAAATATGTAACGAGCCGTAAAATTGAAGAGCGCTTGATGTCAGAGCTTGAAACAGACGTAAGTCTTCGTGTTGAAAACACGGATTCTCCGGATGTTTGGACAGTTTCTGGTCGTGGAGAGCTTCACCTTTCAATCTTGATTGAAAATCTTCGCCGTGAAGGATTCGAACTTCAAGTATCAAAACCTGAAGTAATCGTTCGTGAAATCGATGGCGTAAAATGTGAGCCAGTTGAACATGTACAAATTGACATTCCTGAAGAGTACACAGGTGCGATCATGGAATCTTTAGGAGACCGTAAAGGTGAAATGAAGAACATGGTGAACAATGGTTCTGGGCAAGTGCGTCTTGAATTCATGGTACCTGCTCGTGGTTTGATCGGTTACACAACTGAGTTCTTAACACAAACACGCGGTTACGGAATCTTAAACCATACGTTCGACAGCTATCAGCCAATGGTTGCTGGAAATGTTGGTGGACGTCGTCAAGGTGTACTCGTTTCAATGGAAAACGGGAAAGCTTCTCAATACGGAATCATGGGTGTTGAAGACCGTGGTACGATCTTTATTGAGCCAGGAACAGAAGTATACATGGGTATGATCGTTGGGGAACATACTCGTGAGAATGACATTACAGTTAACATCGTAAAAGTAAAGCAGATGACTAACATGCGTTCTGCGAACAAAGACCAAACAGTAAGCATGAAGAAGCCTCGTATCATGTCACTAGAAGAAGCATTAGAATACTTGAACGATGACGAGTATTGCGAAGTAACACCTGAAAGCATCCGTCTCCGTAAGAAAGTACTTGATAAGAACGAGCGTGAAAGAGTAGAAAAGAAAAAGAAACTTGCTCAAGGCTAAACGTATTTCTTAACAAAACGATCGGGAGTGGGAATCGTGGAGGAACAAGAAATCATGAAAGCGACAGGGGAAGATTCGTCCTCCATGGCATTGCTGCTAGGGATTGAGAACGACCCTGTCAGAGCTTTTCTGCTGTTATATCTCATCATAACAGTGTTAAGCATCATTGTTTTTAAGTTGGGATTTGCAAAAAAACTACCGCCGTTAAAAGCGGTAGTGATCTATTTGTTTTTGATTATCGGATGTTTGCCACTAGCATTTTTCGGTATCGGTTTGCCGGTCGCTGAAGGGTTAATGGTGGCTGCACTCATTTTGATCATCTATAAAGTCCGGCTTCATCAGAGCAAGAAAGAAAAAAGCTGATAGGGGGTTCGTTATGCAGCTTGTTGACGCTCTATCTAATTGGTTGAGCATTAAAAAAGTACATGAAGAAAGACCCCATGATCTAGCAGCTAAGGAGACTTTTGAATTTTTCACTGAGATCCTTACAGAAGATCATCATGTGAACATTTCTGCAGTAACGACTTCAGGTCCGTTTTACATCGTAATGTATGATGTGAACGGCAAAGAAAACACTGAAAAGTTTTTTATCGACAGCATCGATGCTTTATACGAAGGAATTCAAAGTGAACCAAGATTTAACGAGGAGTACTGATTAATCAGTACTCCTTTTTTTGTTCAATCGTTTAACGAAAAAAGCAATGATGATCGCAAAGAGTATATGGCCGATCAGCCAAATGAGAAAAGGTAACGTTAGTGGGGCTGAAAA contains:
- the typA gene encoding translational GTPase TypA; amino-acid sequence: MNRRDDLRNIAIIAHVDHGKTTLVDKLLHQSGTFRDNEQVNERAMDSNALERERGITILAKNTAINYNEKRINIMDTPGHADFGGEVERIMKMVDGVLLVVDAYEGCMPQTRFVLKKALEQKLTPIVVVNKIDRDFARPEEVVDEVIDLFIELGAEEDQLEFPVVYASALKGTASMDPSKQDEDMTALLDTIIDTIPAPEDNSAEPLQFQVTMLDYNDYLGRIGIGRVFRGTIKVGQAVSLMKLDGSVKKFRVTKLFGFLGLKRIEINEAKAGDLIAVSGMEEINVGETVCPEGQEEALPVLRIDEPTLKMTFLVNNSPFAGREGKYVTSRKIEERLMSELETDVSLRVENTDSPDVWTVSGRGELHLSILIENLRREGFELQVSKPEVIVREIDGVKCEPVEHVQIDIPEEYTGAIMESLGDRKGEMKNMVNNGSGQVRLEFMVPARGLIGYTTEFLTQTRGYGILNHTFDSYQPMVAGNVGGRRQGVLVSMENGKASQYGIMGVEDRGTIFIEPGTEVYMGMIVGEHTRENDITVNIVKVKQMTNMRSANKDQTVSMKKPRIMSLEEALEYLNDDEYCEVTPESIRLRKKVLDKNERERVEKKKKLAQG
- a CDS encoding YlaH-like family protein, whose translation is MALLLGIENDPVRAFLLLYLIITVLSIIVFKLGFAKKLPPLKAVVIYLFLIIGCLPLAFFGIGLPVAEGLMVAALILIIYKVRLHQSKKEKS
- a CDS encoding YktB family protein, producing MTFNGFNDSDFKVFQTQGLDERMQQIINQIRPKLEALGNKYAEELTVLTGEEMFFHVAKHARRTVNPPKDTWVAFAPNKRGYKMLPHFQIGLWETHVFVWFALIYEAPIKDAYGQLIRKNLNKIKKNIPNDFVWSDDHMKPVSYPHREVKKERLEEMATRLSTVKKAELLCGVRIEKDEAANMSVNDWYDRIDETFKTLLPLYELKKKL
- a CDS encoding DUF5325 family protein, which produces MNIIFFFIALLTAFAICGIGVAIGEKNWLIFLISIVSVFLLMGYGFTLKKKQRERS
- a CDS encoding inositol monophosphatase family protein; this encodes MTNEEMIVIEKHLKTWTLEAAQLLKDSFQSTLTITYKSHIADLVTDMDKSIEKFFINKIQQAFPDHKVLGEEGFGDEIKGNSKGVIWIIDPIDGTTNFIHQQANFAISVGIYENGIGKLGLIYDVEANNLYFAKDGEGAYLNDKKLPKLEEVTLSESVVGVNATWAGPNRRINHEHVQQIIRKSRGTRSYGSAAIELAYVASGRLDAYMTLRLSPWDFAAGLILLNEVGGIVSRTDGEPVQLLEQNSILAAKPGLHQEILDHLI